A window of the Polaribacter sp. HaHaR_3_91 genome harbors these coding sequences:
- a CDS encoding HupE/UreJ family protein — MDDFLLYFKMGLNHVLDLSAYDHILFLIVLAVVFSFKQWRKVLWLVTLFTIGHSVTLALSAYGILKIRIDIIEYLIPVTIFITGAINVFTAKNTASGKQNINLIFALFFGLIHGLGFSNYFKMMVGKEENKLFPLIEFALGIEAAQIIIVLGILIVGTLLQNFFRVSRRDWILVCSSIVIGFSIQMMLDRVFW, encoded by the coding sequence ATGGACGATTTTTTACTGTATTTTAAAATGGGTTTAAACCATGTGTTAGATTTATCTGCTTACGATCATATTTTATTTTTGATTGTACTAGCTGTTGTATTTAGCTTTAAACAATGGAGAAAAGTTTTATGGTTAGTAACCTTATTTACAATTGGTCATTCTGTTACTTTGGCATTATCTGCCTACGGAATTCTAAAAATTAGAATAGATATTATTGAATATTTAATTCCGGTAACCATTTTTATAACTGGAGCTATTAATGTTTTTACAGCTAAAAACACTGCTTCTGGTAAACAAAACATCAACTTAATATTTGCTTTGTTTTTTGGTTTAATTCACGGTTTAGGGTTTTCTAACTATTTTAAAATGATGGTTGGTAAAGAAGAAAATAAATTGTTTCCGCTAATAGAATTTGCATTAGGTATAGAAGCTGCTCAGATTATTATTGTTTTAGGTATTTTAATTGTTGGTACATTACTTCAAAACTTTTTTAGAGTTAGCAGAAGAGATTGGATTTTAGTTTGCTCGTCTATTGTAATTGGTTTCTCTATACAAATGATGCTAGATAGAGTTTTTTGGTAA